One Tenrec ecaudatus isolate mTenEca1 chromosome 12, mTenEca1.hap1, whole genome shotgun sequence DNA segment encodes these proteins:
- the MMP24OS gene encoding protein MMP24OS has translation MGGGQSTPEAPQPQPAAPENPERPPPEPHPWVRLEGPWGPLDDVRFLITCTPWY, from the coding sequence ATGGGCGGCGGCCAGAGCACCCCGGAAGCGCCGCAGCCCCAGCCCGCCGCCCCGGAGAACCCCGAGCGGCCCCCACCCGAGCCCCACCCTTGGGTGCGGCTGGAGGGCCCGTGGGGGCCGCTGGACGACGTGCGCTTCCTCATCACCTGCACGCCCTGGTATTGA